The following are encoded in a window of Chionomys nivalis chromosome X, mChiNiv1.1, whole genome shotgun sequence genomic DNA:
- the Tmsb4x gene encoding thymosin beta-4 — protein MSDKPDMAEIEKFDKSKLKKTETQEKNPLPSKETIEQEKQAGES, from the exons ATGTCTGACAAACCCGATATGGCTGAGATCGAGAAATTCGATAAGtcgaaattgaagaagacagaaaCGCAAGAGAAAAATCCTCTGCCTTCAAAAGAAA cgaTTGAACAGGAGAAGCAAGCTGGCGAATCGTAA